GTCGGTTTCCGGGAAGCAACAACACCTGCAGAAGTAGATGCAGCCATACTAAACAACCCCGGCAAAACCGTCCTGGCAGTCATCAACTCAGTATGCGGATGTGCCGCCGGTTCAGCCCGTCCCGGAGTCTCACTTTCACTCCAGCATACCGTAATACCCGACAAACTCATTACCGTCTTTGCCGGTCAGGAGAGAGATGCCGTCGATACCCTCAGAGGTCATCTCAAGGGTTACCCCCCTTCATCTCCCTCAGTTGCTTTGTTCAAAGATGGTGAAGTTATCTTCTTTATGCCCCGTCTTCAGATCGAGGGCAGAAGTGCGGCACAAATCTCTCACGACTTAATCTCTGCATACGATCAGTTTTGTTCTGCCGAAGGTCCCTCCATACCACCTGACGCATTTGACAAAGTAATGTATGCAAAGATGTGCGGCTCTAAAATTCCCCTTTACAAAGGATAATCCCTTTAGATGAAGTTTAGCTCACAGGAAGAATACGGCTTACGGCTTTTGCTTCGTATTGCAAAGCACTCTGACACTTTAGGCATGACCATACCTGAGCTTGCAGAAGCCGAGGGGTTGGGAAGTGCAAATGTGGCAAAGCTTCTCAGGGCTCTTCGTCTTGGTGGTTACATTGAATCTCTAAGAGGGCAGCGGGGGGGTTACAGGCTCTCCCGTCATCCCTCATCCATCCTTGTGGCAGATGTCATGAACGATCTTGGTGGCAGGCTTTTCGACCACACCTTTTGCACCCATCACTCCGGTATCGATGCCGCTTGCACACACGAAATCAACTGTTCCGTCCGTTCCCTCTGGTCTGTCATCCAATCCGTAGTCGACGCCGTTCTCCTCCAAACCACCCTCCAGGACCTCATGACAAACGAACAATCACTCCACCAAAAACTCTCTCCCATCGCTCATGACTCCATCTCCGCATTCCAAGCCGTCAAACAACTCAAAAAAGAACTGTGACAATTAATACCCCTTCCTCAAAAAATCCTCTCCTCTGAAATTACCCCTTATTCTCAAAGCAAAAATCTCTAAATTACGGGTTTAAAATCGGGATTATTTTGATGAAAGAGTTATCGAGAGCTACTGCTGTAGTTACGGGTGGTGCCATGGGAATTGGCCTGGCTACCGTAAAAAGACTTCTTGCCGAAGGTGTAACGGTGACCATCTGGGATCTGAACCCCGCCTCAATAGAGAATGCGAAAAAAGAACTTGATGGGAAGGGGAAAGTCTTCTACCATGAATGTGATGTTTGTGATAAAAATCGTGTGTATGCTCTGGCTGAAACCGCTTTTAAGGAGATGGGAAGTGTGGATATTCTCGTGAACAATGCAGGTTTCGTAAGAAGCGGCTACTTCCATGAAAGACCCGATGAAGAGTGGGAAAAGACAATAGATGTGAACCTCACAAGCTTTATTTACACTACGAAAGCTTTTCTTCCTGCTATGTATGAGAATGACAGGGGGCATGTGGTTAATATTTCATCCGCTGCAGGAACAATCGGCGTTCCGGGGCTTGCAATGTATGCAGCTACAAAATGGGCTGTTTGGGGACTGACGGAATCACTTCGATTTGAGGCTCAGAACCTTGGAAAGAAAGGAGTCAAATTTTCATCGATCCATCCTTCCTATATAAGGACGGGAATGTTTGAGGGGGCAAAAATTCCTTTCCCGGGAGGATTGATTGTACCTTTGTTGAAGAGCCATGATGTAATCGCCAAGGCAATTGTGGAATCGGCGATAAAAAAGGGGAGGAATTCACCCAAACGACCATATACAGTTCATCTTACGCCGAGAATGAGGCTGATGCCTGACTCATGGTTCCAGTGGACTCTTCGATTCCTCAAAGTCACAGACAGCATGAACACCTTTAAAGGGAGAGAAAAATGAGCACTACCGTTTCTTATAATTCTGCAACAGGAGAAAAAATCGGGGAGACACCTCTTAACACCGTAGAGGAACTGAAGGAGGCTGTAGCGAGGGCAAAATCAGCTCAGATCAAGTGGGGATCATTCTCCTTCGATAAAAGAAGGGATTGTCTCCTTAAAATGAGGGATTATATCTCCGCAAATGCCGACAGATTCTCGGAAACCATAGCAAAGGATGCGGGAAAAACCACCTTCGATGCTCTTTCCACGGAGGTGATGCCTTCGGTGCTTGCGGTTAACTATTATGCAAAAAATGCAAAAAGAATTTTAAAACGGAAAAGACTTAAACCGGGAAACATCCTTCTCTCCAACAAAATTTCATATATAGATCGTGTACCTTACGGGGTGATAGGGATTATAAGTCCGTGGAACTACCCCTTCGGGATTCCCGTTCATGAAGTGGCAATGGCATTAATAGCAGGGAATGGAGTGGTTCTTAAAGCTGCGTCCCAGACACAGGAAGTTGCGAAGCTGATTGAAGAATCGGTTAATGCTTCTGGTTTGCCCGACGGATTGTTCAGACTGCTGAATATTCCTGGAAATATAGCCGGTGATGCATTTATCGAATCGGGGATAGACAAACTTTTCTTCACGGGTTCCGTTCCTGTCGGCAAAAAACTGATGAAAAAGGCATCCGAAAAGCTCCTTCCGATCTCCCTTGAGCTTGGCGGAAATGATGCAATGATAGTTCTTGAAGATGCCGACATATACCGCGCTGCTGCGGGTGCACTTTGGGCGGGATTGAGTAACTCGGGACAATCGTGTGCAGGTGTTGAACGAATCTATGTCCACGAAAAAATTTACACAAATTTCGTCGATGAACTTAAAAGACAGGGAGCGGCACTTCGGCAGGGACCCGGCACCTCCTTCGATGTTGAAATTGGTGCGATGACAACCGTGAATCAGTTGAAAACTGTTGAATCCCATCTCGAGGATGCAATTTCAAAAGGGGGAATTGCCACACCTCTCGGTTCCGTGAAAGGCGATATCTCAAAAGGTCAGTTCCACACTCCTTACCTGGTGGAAAATGTATCAGGTGATATGATTATGATGCAGGAGGAGACTTTCGGACCTCTGCTCGGGATACAGAAATTTTCGACACACGATGAGGCAGTGGCTCTCGCCAATAATTCAAATCTTGGTCTCACTGCATCCGTTTGGACAACCGACCGTAAGAAGGGGCATGCACTTGCCTCACGGTTGGAAGCAGGTACCGTAACCATTAACGACCATTTGATGTCTCACGGCCTTGCGGAAACCCCCTGGGGCGGATTCAAGGAATCGGGTTATGGAAGAACCCACGGGTCTGTTGGTCTCGAAGCCATGACACAGCCAAGGTGTGTAGTGGATGACATTCTGCCCGGTGTAAAAAGGAACATGTGGTGGTATCCTCACGGGAAAAAGGTTTATGACGGACTAAAAGGAGGATTGGAACTTCTCTATGGAGATTCAATCCCTGTAAGATTTAATGGTGCAATAAACCTTGTTAAAACATTTTTCAGAACATTTACAGAAAACAAATAAGATGGATTTATCGAGTCTGATAAAAAATGCCGGAGTTGTCGGTGCGGGCGGTGCGGGATTTCCGACACATGTGAAATCCGGTTCAAAAGTGGAATTTGTACTGGCAAACGGTGCCGAATGTGAACCCCTTCTCCACAAAGATTATGAACTGATGCTGTTGAAGGCAGAGGAGATGATTGAGGGGATGGCTCTAATGATCAAAGCCACGGGTGCAAAAAAAGGATACTTTGGCATCAAATCAAAAAATGCTGCCGCCATTGAAGTTGTGAAATCAAAAATCGGAAATCACCCGATAGAAATCACCGAACTCGGCGACTTTTATCCCTCGGGAGATGAATACGAGCTGGTTTATACAGCGACGGGAAGATTGATTCCGGCTGGCGGAATCCCATTGAATGTCGGTTGTGTGGTCAACAATGTTGAGACCCTTATGAATATTAAACACGCCGCTGAAGAAAAACCCGTTACGGAAAAGTTTATATGTGTAGCGGGTGCGGTTAAAAAACCATCCAGTTTCTTTGTCCCTGTCGGTACATCTGCAAGGGAAGTGATAGAGCTTGCAGGTGGTAGCAGCGAGAGTGAATATGCAGTATTCAACGGCGGTTTGATGATGGGAAAACTGATGGACAATCTTGATGAACCCGTAACAAAAACAACGGGCGGTTTCATAGTTTTACCAAAAAAGCACCACCTCGTATTCAGGATGAGTCAGCCCGAATCGAGCTGGCACAGGATAGGGAAATCAGCCTGTGACCAGTGCAGCTACTGCACCGAATTTTGTCCGAGATATCTGTTAGGTTATGATGTTCAGCCGCACAAGGTGATGAGGTCGCTTGGCTTCACTTCCTCTGGAGCCGGTTACTGGAATCAGATGGCAGAGCTTTGTTGTTCATGCGGATTATGTACCCTTTATGCATGTCCCGAAGAACTGTTCCCAAAGGAAGCATGCGATCAGTCGAAGCGAAACATGCGGATTGAGGGGGTAAAATATGTGCAGAAGCATCCGGTTAAAGTGCATCCGATGAAGGAGGGAAGAAGAGTCCCCCTGAAGATGTTGATGAAAAAACTCAAGGTGCAGGATCTTGCGGCCGATACCCCATTTATTAATGTGAACCACCAGCCGAGTGAAGTAAAAATAAAACTTAAACAGGCTGTGGGTGATGCATCACTTCCCGTTGTGGGATTGCGTGACAGAGTGGCAAAAGGGGACTTAGTGGCACAAATTCCGGAAGGAAAACTCGGTTCCAACATCCATGCCTCCATTTCAGGTACCGTGGTTGATGTAAACAACGATTTTATAAGAATTATTAACAATTAGAAGAACCATGATCAAGAAAAATTCGTTAGGACTAATAGAATTAAGCAGTATTGCCTCGGGGATGCACGCAGCGGATATCATGCTGAAGACTGCTGATGTTGAGCTCGTTATCTCGCGTACGATCTGTTCAGGTAAATACATGAGCATTATCGGCGGGGATGTGGCGGCAGTGAGATCATCCGTTGAGACCGCGATTGACACAATAGGATTTGGAGTGATAGACTACTTCATCATTCCGAATGTCCATCCCGATGTCTTTCCGGCACTTGCAGGTCATTCCAATGTTGATTTGCTGCAGGCACTCGGCATACTCGAAAGCTTTTCGGTCGCCTCATTAATTGAAGCCGCAGATGCCGCCGTAAAAGCTGCAAAAGTGAGACTGATTGAGATTCGTCTCGCGATGGCTCTTGGTGGTAAAGCGTTTTGCACCATTACAGGTGAAGTGGCGGCTGTTCAGGCTGCAGTTGATGCCGGGGCTCAGGTTATACAGGAGAAAGGATTACTGGTTAACAAAATTGTGATTCCGCAACCCCGTCAGGAACTGTTGCGTGAAATGATCTGATCTGAAAATTTCACATACAATATAAATTAAGATTAAAATTAAGAGACAAAAATGGATATCGCCGAATTAAATGAACGGATAAAAAGCGAGAGCTGGTTTATCGATGAAATGTTGCAGGAGATGCACAAAGTTGTAATCGGGCAGTCTGAAATGCTCGAAAGGTTGTTGATCGGCTTGTTTGCAAACGGGCACATTCTACTCGAGGGGGTTCCCGGACTGGCTAAAACTCTTGCCATCAAAACCCTCGCATCTGTTATGGATGCAAAGTTTCAGAGGATACAATTCACTCCCGACCTCCTTCCTGCCGACTTGACAGGTACTCAGATTTACAATCAGAAAGAGGGGAACTTCACGATAAGGAAAGGTCCCGTCTTTTCAAATTTCATACTTGCTGATGAGATCAACAGAGCCCCTGCAAAAGTTCAAAGTGCGCTACTCGAGGCTATGCAGGAGAGACAGGTAACAATTGGTGAAACCACCTTCAAACTCGAAGAGCCGTTTCTCGTTCTTGCCACTCAGAATCCAATCGAACAGGAAGGTACCTATCCGCTTCCCGAAGCACAGGTTGACAGATTCATGCTTAAAATAAAGATTACCTACCCCTCCAGAGAAGAGGAACTGGTGATCATGAGGCAAAATCTGTATCAGGATACCATAGGTTTGAATAAAGTGGTGACCAAAGAACAGATTATGAAAGGGCGACAGCTCCTTAAGGAAGTTTATCTCGATGAAAAGATTGAAAAATATATTCTTGATATCGTTTTTGCCACTAGAAATCCGGGACAGTTCCGGCTCGAAAAACTGAAAGACCTCATCGGGTATGGTGCCTCACCAAGAGCCACCATCAACCTCTCTCTTGCTGCCAGAGGCATGGCACTCCTCAGGAGGAGAGGATATGTAATACCCGATGATGTCAGATCGATCGCTATGGATGTTTTGAGACACAGAATTTCGGTGAGCTACGAGGCTGAAGCGGAAGAAATCACATCCGAGTTCATCATCAAAGAGATATTGAACAAAATTGAAGTACCTTGATGTCAATTCGTTTGTTGTTGAAGAAGTTAAAATCGTGAATCCCGAACAAACAGGAAAATAATTGGACACCAAAGAGATACTTAAAAAAGTTCGCCGTGTTGAACTGAAGACCAGAGGCGTGGTTAACGACCTCTTCTCGGGTGAATATCATTCGGTATTCAAAGGGAGGGGTATGACATTCTCGGAGGTCAGGGAATATTCGGTCGGCGACGATGTTCGAAACATTGACTGGAATGTAAGTGCCCGCTTCGCTCATCCTTTTGTAAAAGTGTTTGAAGAGGAACGGGAGCTTACGGTAATGCTTCTGGTTGACATGAGCGGTTCGCAACAATTCGGAACGAGAAAACAGACGAAGCAGGAACTTGCCGCTGAACTCTCGGCAATATTCGCGTTCAGTGCCCTGAAAAACAATGACAAGACGGGACTCATTTTGTTCACCGACAAAGTCGAAAAGTTTATCCCCCCGAAAAAGAGCCGTTCACATCCCCTAAGGATTATCCGTGAAGTGATCAATGCCGTCCCCGAGGGAAAAGGGACCAACATAAAAGCAGCCCTCGAGTATCTTAACAGCATGATTACTAAAAGGGCAATTGTCTTTTTAATTTCCGATTTTCAGGACAGGGGATATGATACCATATTTAAGACTGTAGCGAAGAAGCATGATCTTGTGTCGGTGGTTTTGGAAGATGACAGGGAAATCGCACTTCCTAAAATCGGACTTGTGGATTTTGTTGATCCCGAGACGGGGGAAAGAACCACAATCAACACCTCCTCAATGGAGTTTCGGAAATACTTTTTTGAGAAATGGCACGCTGACAGGGAATACCGAGAGAACCTGATGAAAGCCTGTAAAGTTGACCGGATTGAGATTAAGACGGGACAGAGTTATGTAAAACCGTTGACGGCGTTTTTCAAATTAAGGGAAAAAAGGTGGTAGGATGAGAAATAATTTTTTGGTTCTGCTTCTCTTTTTTGCAGCAGTTTTGTCAGGGGCGATTTATTCCCAGGCACCCGATATAAAGTTAACTCTTGAAACGGAGAAAAGGGAATATCAAGTCGGTGACAAGATATTTTTTACATTCCGGCTTGAGTACCCGGGAGAGTATAAATTGCTGGAGACTCCGCTGATTGATTCAATTTCGGCTGCCGGTCTTGAATATTTAACGACGGATACACTTCAAAACATCGAAAAGAACGGAGTTATTTCCCGTGATTTCAACTATTCTTTTTCCGGTTTTGATTCCCTTGATGTAAAAATAAACAAATATGATTTTAGATTTGTAAAGGGAACCGATACCCTTGTAAAAAGCACTACTCCGTTTGTTATTAAAATCAGACCGCTTGAAATCGATACCACAAAAGAGATAAGTGATGTGAAGCCTCCCGAGAGAATTCCTTGGGGGTGGCTGGAATATTCAATTTTGTTCGGCGGACTTGCCCTAGCGGCATTTCTTGGATGGCTGATCTATCGTAGGTTCAAGAAAAAACCGGTTGAAGAGAAAATTGTTGAAGAGCCCGTGAAAATATTGACAAATTTCGATAAAGCGTTGGCAAAACTTGAGGAAATCGATCAAAAGGGTTATCTGAATGAAAGGAAAGTAAAAGAACATTTCAGCGAGGTCTCAGACACGCTCAGGTGGTTTTTTGAAGTTGAATTTGGTTTCCTTTCACTGGAGATGACTACCCGTGAGACCATCCAGTCCCTTAACAAAAAAGGGATGTCACAGGAAATTATTTCAGGTGTGGATGACTTCCTTACCAGGGCTGACATGGTGAAATTTGCGAAATACACCCCTTCGGAAATTGAGCAGAGCAACTACATTGCGGGAGCGGTTACACTTCTGAAAGCGTGTGATAAAAAGAGTTCGGCAGGGAGTATTAATGTTTAACGGTGCCGGTTTTGCTTATCCATTTGTTTTGCTCCTTCTGCTCGTAATCCCTTTTATTCTTTGGTACTTAAAGAAAAAGGGGGAAGGACGGGCGGCAATTCAATATTCCAAGGCGGGGGAGGCTGCAAAATTTAAGGATATTCGTTCCCGCTTGAGTGACCTGCCAAAATATCTTGATATTGCGGCACTTGCCCTGTTGATAATAGCTCTGGCAAGACCTCAGACTGAACTTTCGGAGGAGAGTGTATATGCTGAGGGGATCGATATCTGTGTGGTACTCGATGTGTCGGGAAGCATGCTCGCAAAAGATTTCGAACCGAACCGGCTTGAGGCTGCGAAAGTGATTACGAGGGAGTTTATATCGGGGAGGGATAACGACCGCATCGGTCTGGTTATTTTTGCGAAGGAAGCCTTTACCCAGTGCCCTCTTACAGTCGATCATAACGCTGTGGTCTCGTTGCTTGATGAAATTCAGAGCGGATTTCTTGAGGATGGTACAGCAATCGGGAATGCCCTTGCAAGCGGTGTAAACCGGTTGAAAGACTCTGAAAGCAAGAGCAAGGTGATAATTCTCCTGACTGACGGCGTCAATAATGCGGGTGAAATAGACCCGAACTCGGCTGCGGAGATTGCCGGTCAATTCGGAGTGAGAGTTTATACTGTCGGAGTCGGAACGATGGGTGAAGCTCCGTATGATATTCCCGGACCTTTCGGGATGCAGAGGCAGATGGTGCCCGTTGAGATTGATGAACCACTCCTTCAGAAGATTGCTTCGGGAACGGGTGGAAAATATTTCCGTGCTACAGACAATCAGAAACTTGAGAGCATTTATCAGGAAATTGACAGACTGGAGAGAACCAGAATAGAGGTTAGTTCGTTTAAAAGGAAGTCGGAAAAATTTATTTTCTTTGCTTCAGCAGGTTTGATAATGTTGCTGTTGTCAAGATTGCTCGGATTTACCTGGTTGAGGAGGCTACCGTAAGATGCTAAAATTTGCCTATGACCTTAACCTGATTTTTATCGTGGCTCTTGTGGTTACAGTCCCCCTCTTTTTCTTCTACTACAGCGCGAAAAAAGAGATAATTTCAGGATTCTTTTCGGGGATGGATCATGACGGGCTTATCGAAAACAAGATCTATAACAGGGAATTGATCCGTTTTGGGCTCTTTTTTGTTGCCGGAATTCTGCTGATTTTTACACTTGCGAGACCGCAGGTCGGTTCCAAAGTTGAAACAGTGAAGCAGACCGGTATTGATGTCTTTTTCCTTCTTGATGTTTCGAACTCGATGGCAGCAGAGGATTTGAAACCAAGCCGGCTCGAAAAAGCCAAAAATGATATCGAGATTATGCTCAAAAAGATGGCGGGAGACAGAATCGGAATGATCATTTTTGCGGGCCAGAGTTACCTGCAATTCCCTCTGACTCTCGATCACTCAATCGGGAAGCTGATTCTCGGGACAATCGACATCACAAGTGTTGCACAACAGGGGACAGATATAGCCGGTGCCATGGAGATGGCGATGAAAGGCTTTTCCTCCTCGAAAAACAAGGGTAAGGCAGTGCTAATCTTTTCCGATGGTGAAGATCATGAAAAAGGTGCCGAGGATGCCGTGAAAGCAGCGGCCGGTGACGGAATCAGGGTATTTACAGTGGCAATCGGTTCTCCCAATGGAGCAAAAATTCCCATCTATTCTGGTGAAACCGTGACAGGGTTCAAAGTGGATGGTGAAGGAAATGAAGTTGTCACGAAAGTAAATGAGGAGAAATTGAAAAAACTTGCCTCGCTTGGGGGCGGTCAATTTTTCAGAAGTGATGACAATTCCGAGTACCTGGCAAAGTTATACGAGGATATCAGCAATCTTGAGAAATCGGAATTTGGTGCCTTCAAAGTGGTTGAATATGATGAAGTTTTTCACTGGTTTCTGGTACCGGCAATTCTCCTGCTGATCGCCGGATTCTTCATCGGTGACAAAAAAAGAAATTAAGATTATCGACTGTAATTACAGTTTAACATGAAATTTAAGTTTGACAGAAATTGAAATATTGAGAAATTTATGAGAATAATTATTTTGCTGTTTTTTATGGCTCTCCCGTTGATTGCCCAATCGTTGAAAGGCACCAATAATGAAGGTGTGGACAAGTACGAGGGGGGCAAATTCGATGAGGCAATTGGTTTGTTTAAAAAAGGAACCGAACTTGATAATAAATCTGCAATTCCTGATTTTAATCTTGGTGCAGGATATTACAAAAAAGGGAACTACAAAGAGTCGGTTCAGTCGTTTCAGAACGCTTTGGGTAAGAGCAGTGATCCCGATTTTCAGTCGAAAGCATGGTACAACATGGGGAATGCCCACCTGAAGGCAGGAGATTATCAGGCTGCGGTTGAAGCCTATAAAAATTCATTAAAACTTGATCCGAACGATGCCGATGCCAAATACAATCTCTCCTACTCACTCAAAAAACTGAAACAAAAACAGGAAGAAGAGAAAAAGAAACAGGACGAAAAGAAGAAAGACGACAAAAAGGACGATAAGAAAGAGGATAAGAAGAAGGATCAGCCAAAGCAGGACGATAAAAAAGAGGACAAGAAAAAAGACGATCAGAATAAAAACAACCAGAACAAAAACGAAGATAAAAAAGACAACAAAGACAAAAAAGATCAGCAGCAGCCCAAAAATCCAAGGCCTGACAAGAACCTGAGCAAGGAAGACGCGGAAAAGATATTGAATGCCCTTAAGGACAAGGAACGGGATGTCAGGAAGAATAAGAAAAATCAGCAATTAAGAGGATTCGGAAGGGAAAAAGATTGGTAATCGCAAGGGTTGGTTATCTTCTTCTGTTTGGAATTTTGTTATCGCTGACCGCACAAAGTCAGAGTGTAAAGGCAACAGTCAGCAGGACTGAGGTAGCTGTCGGGCAGGAGTTTGAACTCTCCTTCAGTTACGAGATGAAAACCACGGGTGATGTCAGGTTTACACCTCCGAATCTTGGCAATTTTTATGTTTTCTCGGGACCTAACGAGTCAAAACAAACCTCCCTCGTTAACATGGATCTTCATGTAAGCGGGAGTTTCTCATATATTCTTTCTGCAAAGAAGGAGGGAACTTATGAAATTCCGGGTGCACTTCTAAAAATTGACGGGAGAACCTTCCGCACCAATTCCGTTAAGATTATCGTTAAAAAAGGTGCAAATACAAGAAATCCTCAGGCTGATAATAACACAGCGGGACTTGAAAACGAAATTTTTATCAGGACGATTGTGAACAAACAGTCAGCTTATCTGGGTGAACAGATAACTGTTGACTACAAACTTTATTTTAATCCGGCACTTCAACCTGATAATCCGAACTATGTCAAGTTGCCGACTTTCGAGGGTTTCTGGGCGGAGGAACTCGACATGCCCGGAAAAATCATGCTCGATCAGGAATTTTACAACGGCAGAACCTACTATGCGGGGGTTGTAAAAACCGCCGCTCTTTTTGCCACAAAGACCGGTACCATTGACATCGCTCCTTTGATTCTTACGATTCCTGTAAATGTATCTGCTTCGGGCAATCCGAACGACCCCCTCAATGATCCGTTTTTCAGGAATTTCCAAAAAGTCGATTACAAGATGACTTCCTCACCTGTGAAGGTTGAGATCCTCCCCATACCTGCAGACCTTTCAAAAATTAATTTTTCCGGGGGAACGGGAAGTTTCGACATAAAAACCTCGACAAAAAAACGGGTATTCAAAAAAAATGAGCCGATCAGGTTTGAGATAGTTATCACGGGGAGAGGGAACATTGAACTGGTGGATGCAGGGAAACTGGAATTTGACAAAAGTTTTGAAGTGCTCGATCCCAATATCGACAAAAAGATCAATCGTCAGGGAATAATTTCAGGCAGTAAAACAATTGAGTATGTTCTGATTCCCAGGGATGGCGGAAAATATACCCTTCCATCGGTGGAGTTCAATTATTTTGATCTTGAAACAAAGACAATAAAAACGATAAAAACTGAAGAAATACCGATTACTGTTTCTGCGGATTCTTACAATCAGGGTGCAACGGGCGGTGACACCGAGGGAATCGATATTTATACCGGACCTGTCGGGTTTTCCAAAGATTTTCCGTCATATCCAACACTTTGGCTGATCTCATTCCTCTTTTTACTTCCTGCTGCAGGTACAGGAATTTTTATTAAGATGAAAAAACGGGAAGAAGAGAGACTGAACGATCCTCTGTTAAAGATCAGGCGTGCAGCTCAGAAGATTGCGAAGGAACGACTTGCAAAAGCATCCGCTTTGATGAACAGCGACGGTTTTGATCAATTCTACACTGAGACGGCTACTGCCCTTGAGGGATATCTCGAAACCAAATACAAACTGCAAAAAATTGAATTCACTTCGGAAAAAGTTTATTCCACACTTGTGACCTCCGGAACAGATGAAACACTTGCTCTTGAGGTGAAAAAACTTCTTGACGAGTGTGAAATGATGAGGTTTGCTCCTGTAGATGGCAAAAGAGAGAGAATGAAAGAGTTTTATGACAGAACTTCGAACATCATTTTAAAGTTTGAAGGGGCTGAATCATGAAACACTTCCTCCTGATTAAATTGACTATCCTTGTTCTGCTTACGATTTTTGTACCAAATCTTGCCGCTCAGGATAGCGCTTCTGTAAAATTTGAAGAGGCAAACAGACTATTCAAGGATAAAAAATATACATCAGCTTTAAAGATTTATGAAGAACTGGCAAAAGAAGGCTACAAGGGGGAAGAACTCTACTTCAACCTCGGATACACATATTCGAAAACAGGGGAAACGGGAAAGAGTATTTTAAACCTCGAGAGAGCACTTCTTTTCAGTAAAAATAATTCCAGAGTTAATGCACTTCTTGTAAATGAGCATCTTAAAATTAAAGACAAGATTGTAAGACTGCCTGATTTTTTCATTTTCAAGTTCTTTAAGGATGTGGCAGCACTTCTAAACATATGGTCCTGGTTATTCATTGCCCTGGTTGCCTATATAATCTTATTGTTTTTCATTGCGGGTTTTATCCTGAAAAAAGATTATGCAGGAAATCGAAATCTCAGTCTTTTTCTGCCGCCAATTCTTTTAGTGATGCTCTTTTCGGTTTCATCATTGTTCATAAACTACGACCTGGCATCCAATGTCAATGAATGTGTAGTAATCTCGGAAAATGTCCATCTTTATTCCGTACCTGAGCCGGGAGGAAATAAAGAGGGGTTGATTTCAGAAGGAAACAAACTCGAGATTTTGGAAGTGTTGACGGACTGGTACAGGGTAAAACTTCCGAACGGCAAAGAGGGCTGGATCCTAAAAACAGGGGT
The nucleotide sequence above comes from Ignavibacteria bacterium. Encoded proteins:
- a CDS encoding BrxA/BrxB family bacilliredoxin; this encodes MLNTLRPPLYDQESVQPFRDELLAVGFREATTPAEVDAAILNNPGKTVLAVINSVCGCAAGSARPGVSLSLQHTVIPDKLITVFAGQERDAVDTLRGHLKGYPPSSPSVALFKDGEVIFFMPRLQIEGRSAAQISHDLISAYDQFCSAEGPSIPPDAFDKVMYAKMCGSKIPLYKG
- a CDS encoding Rrf2 family transcriptional regulator produces the protein MKFSSQEEYGLRLLLRIAKHSDTLGMTIPELAEAEGLGSANVAKLLRALRLGGYIESLRGQRGGYRLSRHPSSILVADVMNDLGGRLFDHTFCTHHSGIDAACTHEINCSVRSLWSVIQSVVDAVLLQTTLQDLMTNEQSLHQKLSPIAHDSISAFQAVKQLKKEL
- a CDS encoding SDR family oxidoreductase, which translates into the protein MKELSRATAVVTGGAMGIGLATVKRLLAEGVTVTIWDLNPASIENAKKELDGKGKVFYHECDVCDKNRVYALAETAFKEMGSVDILVNNAGFVRSGYFHERPDEEWEKTIDVNLTSFIYTTKAFLPAMYENDRGHVVNISSAAGTIGVPGLAMYAATKWAVWGLTESLRFEAQNLGKKGVKFSSIHPSYIRTGMFEGAKIPFPGGLIVPLLKSHDVIAKAIVESAIKKGRNSPKRPYTVHLTPRMRLMPDSWFQWTLRFLKVTDSMNTFKGREK
- a CDS encoding aldehyde dehydrogenase family protein is translated as MSTTVSYNSATGEKIGETPLNTVEELKEAVARAKSAQIKWGSFSFDKRRDCLLKMRDYISANADRFSETIAKDAGKTTFDALSTEVMPSVLAVNYYAKNAKRILKRKRLKPGNILLSNKISYIDRVPYGVIGIISPWNYPFGIPVHEVAMALIAGNGVVLKAASQTQEVAKLIEESVNASGLPDGLFRLLNIPGNIAGDAFIESGIDKLFFTGSVPVGKKLMKKASEKLLPISLELGGNDAMIVLEDADIYRAAAGALWAGLSNSGQSCAGVERIYVHEKIYTNFVDELKRQGAALRQGPGTSFDVEIGAMTTVNQLKTVESHLEDAISKGGIATPLGSVKGDISKGQFHTPYLVENVSGDMIMMQEETFGPLLGIQKFSTHDEAVALANNSNLGLTASVWTTDRKKGHALASRLEAGTVTINDHLMSHGLAETPWGGFKESGYGRTHGSVGLEAMTQPRCVVDDILPGVKRNMWWYPHGKKVYDGLKGGLELLYGDSIPVRFNGAINLVKTFFRTFTENK
- a CDS encoding 4Fe-4S dicluster domain-containing protein, with amino-acid sequence MDLSSLIKNAGVVGAGGAGFPTHVKSGSKVEFVLANGAECEPLLHKDYELMLLKAEEMIEGMALMIKATGAKKGYFGIKSKNAAAIEVVKSKIGNHPIEITELGDFYPSGDEYELVYTATGRLIPAGGIPLNVGCVVNNVETLMNIKHAAEEKPVTEKFICVAGAVKKPSSFFVPVGTSAREVIELAGGSSESEYAVFNGGLMMGKLMDNLDEPVTKTTGGFIVLPKKHHLVFRMSQPESSWHRIGKSACDQCSYCTEFCPRYLLGYDVQPHKVMRSLGFTSSGAGYWNQMAELCCSCGLCTLYACPEELFPKEACDQSKRNMRIEGVKYVQKHPVKVHPMKEGRRVPLKMLMKKLKVQDLAADTPFINVNHQPSEVKIKLKQAVGDASLPVVGLRDRVAKGDLVAQIPEGKLGSNIHASISGTVVDVNNDFIRIINN
- a CDS encoding BMC domain-containing protein — translated: MIKKNSLGLIELSSIASGMHAADIMLKTADVELVISRTICSGKYMSIIGGDVAAVRSSVETAIDTIGFGVIDYFIIPNVHPDVFPALAGHSNVDLLQALGILESFSVASLIEAADAAVKAAKVRLIEIRLAMALGGKAFCTITGEVAAVQAAVDAGAQVIQEKGLLVNKIVIPQPRQELLREMI
- a CDS encoding AAA family ATPase — protein: MDIAELNERIKSESWFIDEMLQEMHKVVIGQSEMLERLLIGLFANGHILLEGVPGLAKTLAIKTLASVMDAKFQRIQFTPDLLPADLTGTQIYNQKEGNFTIRKGPVFSNFILADEINRAPAKVQSALLEAMQERQVTIGETTFKLEEPFLVLATQNPIEQEGTYPLPEAQVDRFMLKIKITYPSREEELVIMRQNLYQDTIGLNKVVTKEQIMKGRQLLKEVYLDEKIEKYILDIVFATRNPGQFRLEKLKDLIGYGASPRATINLSLAARGMALLRRRGYVIPDDVRSIAMDVLRHRISVSYEAEAEEITSEFIIKEILNKIEVP